One genomic region from bacterium encodes:
- a CDS encoding NAD(P)-dependent alcohol dehydrogenase, translating to MTSVKCYAAFNPHEPLGPLEIVRRKVGPADVQFAISYCGVCHSDIHTARNEWAGTTYPVVPGHELVGIVTQVGNQVTRFKVGDAVGVGCLVDSCRRCISCTDGLEQYCEGEGKTFTYNSPDKHFPGQKTYGGYSTSIVVDEKFVLKISPKLNLAATAPLLCAGITTYSPLRHWKVGKGQKVGIVGLGGLGHMGLKFAHAFGAETVLFTTSENKIADAKRLGADQVVISKNEAEFSNHLRSFDFILNTVAASHNLDLYTQLLKRDGTMCLVGLPEHAHPSPNIGTLIVGRRAIAGSLIGGIKETQEMLDFCAEHNIVSDIELIPVQQINTAYERMIKSDVKYRFVIDCATI from the coding sequence GAAATCGTTCGCCGCAAAGTCGGTCCGGCCGATGTGCAATTTGCAATTTCCTATTGTGGTGTTTGTCACTCTGACATCCATACCGCGCGTAACGAATGGGCTGGAACAACTTACCCGGTAGTCCCTGGTCATGAACTCGTAGGCATCGTCACGCAAGTAGGTAATCAAGTCACGCGCTTTAAAGTCGGAGACGCAGTCGGCGTGGGCTGCCTTGTCGATTCATGCCGGCGCTGCATAAGCTGTACAGATGGACTTGAACAATATTGTGAAGGTGAGGGGAAGACTTTCACTTATAATAGCCCTGACAAGCATTTTCCCGGACAAAAAACTTATGGCGGCTATTCTACTTCAATCGTTGTTGACGAGAAGTTTGTTCTAAAAATTTCTCCCAAACTTAACCTCGCAGCAACTGCTCCGCTTTTATGCGCAGGCATTACCACGTACTCGCCGCTACGCCATTGGAAAGTTGGCAAAGGACAAAAAGTGGGAATCGTCGGACTCGGTGGTCTTGGTCACATGGGCTTAAAATTTGCCCATGCCTTTGGCGCAGAAACCGTGCTTTTTACAACATCTGAAAATAAAATCGCCGATGCCAAACGGCTTGGTGCTGACCAGGTAGTGATTTCTAAAAACGAAGCTGAGTTTAGCAATCACCTGCGTAGTTTTGATTTTATCTTAAATACTGTGGCCGCCTCACATAATCTCGATCTCTATACTCAGCTCTTGAAGCGCGACGGCACAATGTGTTTGGTGGGATTACCCGAACATGCTCACCCGTCTCCAAACATCGGAACTCTGATCGTTGGTCGCCGTGCAATTGCTGGTTCACTGATTGGTGGAATTAAGGAAACTCAGGAAATGCTCGATTTCTGTGCAGAACATAATATTGTTTCCGACATCGAATTGATTCCAGTGCAGCAAATCAATACTGCCTATGAGCGGATGATCAAAAGCGACGTTAAATATCGCTTTGTAATCGACTGTGCGACGATTTGA